In the genome of Microthrixaceae bacterium, one region contains:
- the clpB gene encoding ATP-dependent chaperone ClpB, producing the protein MDPNRWTLKTQEAVNSAISRATTDNNPEVTPDHLLAALLGQPEGVVLPILEKVGVSPTPLRNRTEDTLAKLPKAYGSEARLSRQFSEVMEAADTARSELTDEYLSTEHLLLAMADRVGLTREEVLAALREVRGSHRVTSQNPEDQYQALEKYGRDLTEAARRGKLDPVIGRDEEIRRTIQVLSRRSKNNPVLIGEPGVGKTAIVEGLARRIVEGDVPEGLKNKRLISLDMGSLVAGAKYRGEFEERLKAVLKEITDAEGEVITFVDELHTIVGAGKAEGAMDAGQMIKPMLARGELRLIGATTLEEYRKFIETDAALERRFQQVYVGQPTVEDTIAILRGLKERYEVHHGVRIQDAALVAAAVLSDRYITGRFLPDKAIDLVDEAGSKLRIEIDSLPTEIDVVERRIRQLEIERVALAKETDDASVDRLSNLDKDLADLQEQSMAMKAHWQGEKDAITQIRDLKEQLEAKRSELEREADLEKAAEIRYGQIPHLERLVDEATSRLGDLQGTEQMLKEEVDEEDVAEIVSKWTGVPVSRLMEGEMAKLVRMEEVLHERVVGQDEAVVAVANAIRRSRAGLGDPNRPIGSFLFLGPTGVGKTELARTLADFMFDDERAMVRIDMSEYMEKHAVSRLVGAPPGYVGYDQGGQLTEAVRRRPYAVILLDEIEKAHPDVFNILLQVLDDGRLTDGQGRTVDFTNTVLIMTSNLPGDPLTLFKPEFVNRIDEIVRFRALNESDLSHIVGIQLQGLRSRLAERRIGLEVTEGAERALATEGFDPAFGARPLKRVIQREIGDRLALMVLEGQVTDGATVTVDANAEGAITLTV; encoded by the coding sequence ATGGACCCGAACCGTTGGACACTCAAGACCCAAGAAGCGGTCAACTCGGCCATAAGCCGAGCCACCACCGACAACAACCCCGAGGTCACCCCCGATCACCTGCTGGCCGCGCTCTTGGGCCAACCCGAAGGTGTGGTGCTCCCGATCCTGGAGAAGGTCGGGGTGTCCCCCACCCCGCTTCGCAATCGAACCGAGGACACGCTCGCCAAGCTGCCCAAGGCCTACGGGTCCGAAGCACGACTGTCGCGGCAGTTCTCCGAGGTGATGGAGGCGGCCGACACCGCCAGATCCGAACTCACCGACGAATACCTCTCCACCGAACATCTTCTCCTGGCCATGGCCGACCGGGTGGGCCTAACACGGGAAGAAGTCCTCGCTGCCCTTCGGGAGGTGCGGGGTAGCCACCGGGTCACCAGCCAGAACCCCGAGGACCAGTACCAGGCCTTGGAGAAGTACGGGCGTGACCTCACCGAGGCCGCAAGGCGGGGCAAGCTCGACCCCGTTATCGGGCGGGACGAGGAGATCCGTCGAACCATCCAGGTCCTGTCCCGCCGGTCCAAGAACAATCCGGTGCTGATTGGCGAGCCCGGCGTAGGCAAGACGGCCATCGTGGAGGGCTTGGCTCGGCGCATCGTGGAAGGCGACGTCCCCGAAGGGCTCAAGAACAAGCGTCTCATCAGCCTCGACATGGGCAGCCTGGTGGCGGGCGCCAAGTACCGCGGAGAGTTCGAGGAGAGGCTCAAGGCCGTTCTCAAGGAGATCACAGACGCCGAGGGTGAGGTCATCACCTTCGTCGATGAGCTCCACACCATCGTCGGTGCCGGAAAGGCCGAGGGGGCGATGGATGCCGGCCAGATGATCAAGCCCATGCTCGCCCGCGGTGAGCTCCGCCTCATCGGAGCCACCACCCTGGAGGAATACCGAAAGTTCATCGAGACCGATGCCGCTCTCGAGCGCCGGTTCCAGCAGGTGTACGTGGGGCAGCCCACCGTGGAGGACACCATCGCCATCCTCCGTGGCCTCAAGGAACGCTATGAGGTCCACCATGGCGTGCGAATCCAGGACGCAGCGCTGGTGGCTGCCGCGGTGCTGTCAGACCGCTATATCACCGGCCGGTTCCTGCCCGACAAGGCCATCGACCTGGTCGACGAGGCCGGGTCCAAGTTGCGCATCGAGATCGACTCGTTGCCCACCGAGATAGACGTCGTCGAACGGCGCATCCGCCAGCTCGAAATCGAGCGGGTGGCTCTGGCCAAGGAGACCGACGACGCGTCCGTGGACCGGCTGTCCAACCTGGACAAGGACCTGGCTGACCTCCAGGAGCAGTCGATGGCCATGAAGGCCCATTGGCAGGGCGAGAAAGATGCCATCACCCAGATCCGTGATCTCAAGGAACAACTCGAAGCCAAACGTTCCGAGCTGGAGCGAGAAGCAGACCTGGAGAAGGCGGCAGAGATCCGTTACGGCCAGATCCCCCACCTCGAACGGCTGGTAGACGAGGCCACGTCTCGTCTGGGGGATCTTCAGGGCACCGAACAGATGCTCAAGGAAGAGGTAGATGAGGAGGACGTAGCCGAGATCGTGTCCAAGTGGACGGGTGTGCCCGTCAGCCGTCTCATGGAAGGGGAGATGGCCAAACTGGTTCGCATGGAGGAGGTCCTCCACGAGCGAGTCGTAGGTCAAGACGAGGCCGTGGTGGCGGTGGCAAACGCCATCCGTCGGAGTAGGGCCGGGCTCGGAGACCCCAACCGGCCCATCGGCTCGTTCCTGTTCTTGGGTCCCACCGGTGTGGGCAAGACCGAACTAGCCCGGACCTTGGCCGATTTCATGTTCGATGACGAGCGGGCCATGGTCCGCATCGACATGAGCGAGTACATGGAGAAGCACGCCGTGTCCCGGCTGGTTGGCGCCCCGCCTGGTTACGTCGGGTACGACCAGGGTGGCCAGCTCACCGAGGCCGTCCGTCGTCGGCCCTATGCCGTGATCCTGCTCGACGAGATCGAGAAGGCGCACCCCGATGTGTTCAACATCTTGCTCCAGGTCCTAGACGATGGACGCCTCACAGATGGCCAGGGCCGCACGGTCGATTTCACCAACACGGTCCTGATCATGACCAGCAACCTGCCGGGTGATCCGCTCACGCTGTTCAAGCCCGAGTTCGTAAACCGGATAGACGAGATCGTTCGGTTTCGAGCTCTCAACGAGAGCGATCTGTCCCACATCGTCGGCATCCAACTCCAGGGTCTCAGGTCCAGGTTGGCGGAGCGGCGGATCGGGCTGGAGGTCACCGAAGGGGCCGAGCGAGCCTTGGCCACCGAGGGATTCGATCCCGCGTTCGGGGCCCGGCCCCTCAAGCGGGTCATCCAGCGCGAGATCGGAGACCGCCTGGCCCTCATGGTGCTCGAAGGTCAGGTCACTGACGGGGCGACGGTAACCGTGGATGCCAATGCCGAAGGAGCGATCACCCTGACGGTGTGA
- a CDS encoding DUF4230 domain-containing protein, whose translation MPALLVAAGLVVAVAVAQSQSLLPRFSNPVKEEEVDRSAPPLVISLEDKADLIASSGNLQVLVDREVDVRWLPGIVAGERIVYQAVGSVDGIVRLSDVESRVTVDEATGERIVTFRVPRAELSEVHLDLDESHVVESDSGLFNRIADFFNDNPGELQELQRRGRDKIEKAALEAGVLERAEENARETLTDLAMRAGADDVVVEFVNPPDESATTTTRPSA comes from the coding sequence ATGCCTGCCCTGTTGGTGGCGGCTGGCCTGGTCGTCGCCGTCGCCGTGGCCCAGTCGCAGTCGCTGCTTCCTCGCTTCTCAAACCCGGTCAAAGAAGAGGAGGTCGACCGGTCTGCGCCGCCTCTGGTGATCTCCCTCGAGGACAAGGCCGACCTGATCGCCTCGTCGGGCAACCTCCAGGTGTTGGTAGACCGCGAGGTGGACGTTCGTTGGCTCCCGGGAATCGTGGCCGGCGAGCGAATCGTCTATCAGGCGGTGGGCTCGGTTGATGGAATCGTGCGTCTTTCCGACGTGGAGTCGCGGGTCACGGTGGATGAGGCCACAGGGGAACGGATCGTCACCTTCCGCGTGCCCCGAGCCGAACTGTCAGAGGTCCACCTCGACCTCGACGAGTCCCACGTCGTCGAGAGCGACAGCGGGTTGTTCAACCGGATCGCCGACTTCTTCAACGACAACCCCGGTGAGCTCCAGGAGTTGCAGCGCAGAGGTAGAGACAAGATCGAGAAGGCGGCATTGGAGGCCGGGGTCTTGGAACGAGCCGAGGAAAACGCCCGAGAGACCCTCACCGATCTGGCCATGCGGGCCGGTGCCGACGATGTTGTGGTCGAGTTCGTGAACCCACCCGACGAGTCGGCCACCACCACCACCCGTCCCAGCGCCTGA
- a CDS encoding ABC transporter permease, which yields MLKTTLRSLWSHKLRLVSTCLAVVLGVAFMAGTLVLNSTLSRVFEDLFSDLGEGIDAVVRGPELFESDFDGAIRDVLPEETVDKVRQVPGVAAAEGGVTAFDLTLLDSKGDPIGGAGPPTIVGSWTADDQLNSYQVFEGRAPEANDEVIIDRGGVQKGGFALGDRITLIGATGPEQFDLVGISKFGEADSAAGSTFVGTTLGTAQRLVGKEGKVDQIDVRAEEGVTPEALVASLKKANVAPRADVITGQELSDESVSEMREAFGFFTTALLVFAFIALFVGWFIISNTFSILVAQRTRELALLRAIGAGRRQVLGSVLLEAVIIGLVSALLGVGAGILLAAGAFALLDALGVDIPKTTLVIQPSTVVLAAVAGLGVTTVAALMPAVRATRVPPLAALREVAIDRSHSSRLRAASGVVLLALAAFMIRPALGGDLPDSDLPAVGLGMALLMLGVIVLGPVWARPIARFVGAWLPSVKGVTGTIARQNAMRNPRRTASTAAALIVSVTLVSFITVFASSTQASIAGAIGRGFDGDFMIQPASQFSITEATPALVEDIANVRGVETVAALELLVAQAEVPNGDKVGAFIGALDPDTAERVFTFQMAQGSISDLTPGRIIVGKRVSEEQGLVIGDEVEILGPSGQAVTLKVGAISDDASFLGDWTITRADSARLVRQPTVARIGVKLDPGVQPDDVRAALKSQVKNYPTMTLQDRDQYTSSLVNSISALLNVIYGLLAVSILIALIGIANTLSLSIHERTRELGLLRAMGMSRSQLRSSVRWEAVIVALMGTALGIGVGLALSWIMVLALRSQGITEFSANPGEIGFIVILAAVFAVAASLWPAWKASRLEVLDAIATTETCLGRRSNRRADP from the coding sequence ATGCTCAAGACGACCCTCCGCTCGTTGTGGTCCCACAAGTTGCGCCTCGTATCGACGTGTCTGGCCGTGGTGCTGGGCGTGGCCTTCATGGCCGGAACCCTCGTCCTCAACTCCACTCTCTCGCGGGTGTTCGAGGATCTGTTCAGCGACCTCGGCGAAGGCATCGATGCCGTAGTCCGGGGGCCCGAGCTCTTCGAGAGCGATTTCGACGGGGCCATCCGAGACGTCCTGCCCGAAGAGACGGTGGACAAGGTCCGCCAGGTCCCCGGGGTGGCGGCCGCCGAGGGCGGGGTAACGGCCTTCGATCTCACCCTGTTGGACTCCAAGGGAGACCCCATAGGTGGGGCCGGCCCTCCCACGATCGTCGGCTCGTGGACCGCGGATGACCAGCTCAACTCCTACCAGGTGTTCGAGGGTCGGGCTCCAGAGGCCAACGACGAGGTGATCATCGACCGGGGGGGAGTGCAAAAGGGCGGCTTCGCTCTTGGCGACCGGATCACCCTCATCGGGGCCACTGGGCCTGAACAGTTCGATCTGGTCGGGATATCCAAGTTCGGCGAGGCCGACTCTGCTGCCGGGTCGACCTTCGTCGGAACCACGTTGGGTACAGCCCAGAGGCTGGTGGGCAAGGAAGGCAAGGTCGACCAGATCGACGTGCGGGCCGAAGAAGGTGTCACGCCCGAAGCACTGGTGGCATCGCTGAAGAAGGCGAACGTGGCCCCTCGGGCCGACGTGATCACCGGCCAGGAACTCTCCGACGAATCGGTGAGCGAGATGCGAGAGGCGTTCGGGTTCTTCACCACCGCACTTCTGGTGTTCGCCTTCATCGCCCTGTTCGTGGGGTGGTTCATCATCTCCAACACCTTCAGCATCCTGGTGGCCCAGAGGACGCGCGAGCTGGCCCTGCTGCGGGCCATCGGCGCCGGGCGCCGTCAGGTACTCGGGTCGGTTCTGTTGGAAGCGGTGATCATCGGTCTGGTCTCGGCCCTGCTCGGTGTCGGCGCGGGGATCCTCTTGGCGGCTGGGGCCTTCGCTTTGCTCGATGCTCTGGGCGTGGACATCCCGAAGACCACGCTGGTGATCCAGCCCTCCACCGTGGTCCTGGCCGCGGTGGCCGGTCTCGGGGTGACCACGGTTGCAGCCCTCATGCCCGCAGTCCGGGCCACCCGAGTACCCCCGCTGGCCGCGCTGAGGGAGGTGGCGATCGACCGGTCCCACAGCTCTCGGTTACGGGCCGCCTCGGGTGTCGTCCTGTTGGCTCTGGCCGCGTTCATGATCCGCCCGGCCCTGGGCGGTGACCTGCCCGACAGCGATCTTCCGGCCGTCGGTTTGGGCATGGCTCTCCTGATGCTCGGCGTCATCGTCCTTGGCCCGGTGTGGGCCCGCCCCATCGCCAGGTTCGTGGGGGCCTGGCTGCCCTCGGTCAAGGGGGTCACCGGAACGATCGCCCGCCAGAACGCCATGAGGAACCCCCGGCGAACGGCTTCGACGGCGGCCGCGCTCATCGTGAGCGTCACGTTGGTCAGCTTCATCACTGTGTTCGCCAGCTCGACCCAGGCCTCCATCGCCGGAGCTATCGGTCGAGGGTTCGACGGCGACTTCATGATTCAACCCGCCAGCCAGTTCTCCATCACCGAGGCCACACCGGCGTTGGTAGAAGACATTGCCAACGTCCGGGGTGTCGAGACCGTCGCCGCCCTCGAACTCTTGGTGGCACAAGCTGAGGTCCCCAACGGTGACAAGGTCGGTGCCTTCATCGGTGCCCTCGACCCCGACACCGCTGAGCGGGTCTTCACCTTCCAGATGGCCCAAGGCTCCATCTCAGATCTCACGCCGGGTCGCATCATCGTGGGAAAGCGCGTGAGCGAGGAGCAAGGTCTCGTCATCGGAGATGAGGTCGAGATCCTGGGCCCGTCGGGTCAAGCCGTCACGCTGAAGGTCGGTGCGATCAGCGACGACGCCTCCTTCCTCGGGGACTGGACCATCACCCGCGCCGACTCGGCCCGCTTGGTCCGCCAGCCCACCGTGGCCCGCATCGGCGTCAAGCTCGACCCAGGGGTACAACCCGATGACGTCCGGGCTGCGCTCAAGTCCCAGGTCAAGAACTACCCGACCATGACCCTCCAGGACCGTGACCAGTACACCAGCAGCCTGGTGAACTCGATCTCGGCGCTGTTGAACGTGATCTACGGGTTGCTGGCGGTTTCGATCCTGATCGCCCTGATCGGCATCGCCAACACGTTGTCGCTGTCGATCCACGAGCGGACCCGCGAGCTCGGACTCCTTCGGGCCATGGGCATGAGCCGTTCCCAACTTCGTTCTTCGGTGCGTTGGGAAGCCGTGATCGTGGCCCTGATGGGAACCGCCCTGGGAATCGGCGTCGGACTGGCGCTCAGCTGGATCATGGTCCTGGCCTTGCGCTCTCAGGGGATCACCGAGTTCTCGGCCAACCCGGGTGAGATCGGGTTCATCGTGATCCTGGCCGCCGTGTTCGCGGTGGCGGCGTCACTTTGGCCAGCGTGGAAGGCCAGCCGGCTCGAGGTTCTGGACGCGATCGCCACGACTGAAACCTGTCTAGGGAGGCGATCGAACAGGCGAGCCGACCCATGA
- a CDS encoding PQQ-binding-like beta-propeller repeat protein codes for MAAASRVDRARQAERDREMLRRRLIIGGGIMAVVLLIVVAVSAISGREGGDEAASGDGDTVTATSQTTVAPGLAPPTTVPFDGWVDPATSGRPWSSEIVGQLTFRGNPTRSYYGLGPVPTAPEILWRYPESGGMCGQSAVGGQAKTWCGTGWTGQPAVWLEDGRTWVAFGAYDKNVHFMDAEDGSDILSPFDIGDIVKGSVTRDPDGYPLLYSGSRANFHVIAMDRPSGEPESLWELTAKAVSPTRWNDDWDGSPLVIDDFLFQGGENSQIHIIKLNRGYAADGTVTVDPEIVFNAPGWDEELTAALRGSGSRVEDVSIENSVAISGNTLYFTNSGGLVQGWDIGGLKDGKTPERVFRFWTGDDTDASIVIDRQGFLYVAQEVERSSSSDRHAEVGQLIKLDPTKPDDPLVWSVEDPHGFWATPALYRGVLIAPTDSGRIVAVHQMTGDILWEKKLPGPTWSSPVVVDDVWVQGDCNGVLHGFDLSDPRVEPTELWNVQLEGCVESTPTVFQGRIFVGARGGAFYAMGDPGASSTETTERTGSSSTR; via the coding sequence TTGGCGGCCGCCAGCCGCGTCGATCGGGCCCGCCAAGCCGAACGGGACCGCGAGATGCTCCGTCGACGACTGATCATCGGTGGCGGGATCATGGCCGTGGTGCTCTTGATCGTTGTTGCGGTCTCGGCCATCTCGGGTCGAGAAGGTGGCGACGAGGCCGCGTCCGGTGACGGAGACACGGTTACCGCCACGTCACAGACGACGGTGGCACCGGGACTGGCCCCTCCTACGACCGTGCCGTTCGATGGTTGGGTGGATCCCGCCACGTCGGGGCGACCGTGGAGCTCGGAGATCGTGGGGCAGCTCACATTCCGAGGCAACCCGACGCGTAGCTACTACGGCCTGGGTCCTGTGCCCACCGCGCCCGAGATCCTGTGGCGCTACCCCGAGTCGGGCGGCATGTGCGGTCAGTCCGCGGTCGGCGGACAGGCCAAGACGTGGTGCGGAACCGGTTGGACCGGCCAACCGGCGGTTTGGCTGGAAGACGGCCGCACCTGGGTGGCCTTTGGCGCCTATGACAAGAACGTCCACTTCATGGATGCCGAGGATGGATCCGACATCCTAAGCCCGTTCGACATCGGTGACATCGTCAAGGGATCGGTCACCCGCGACCCTGACGGTTACCCGCTGCTCTACTCGGGCAGTCGAGCAAACTTCCACGTGATCGCCATGGACCGTCCCTCGGGTGAACCCGAGAGTCTGTGGGAGCTCACGGCCAAGGCGGTTTCTCCAACCCGGTGGAACGACGACTGGGACGGCTCACCACTGGTGATCGACGACTTCTTGTTCCAGGGCGGAGAGAACTCCCAGATCCACATCATCAAACTCAACCGTGGCTATGCCGCTGATGGCACCGTCACCGTCGATCCCGAGATCGTGTTCAACGCACCAGGTTGGGACGAGGAGCTGACCGCGGCCCTACGTGGATCCGGCTCACGGGTAGAGGACGTCTCGATCGAGAACTCGGTGGCGATCTCGGGCAACACCCTCTACTTCACCAACTCGGGGGGCTTGGTCCAAGGTTGGGACATCGGTGGCCTCAAAGACGGCAAGACTCCCGAGCGGGTCTTTCGGTTCTGGACCGGGGACGACACCGACGCCTCGATCGTGATCGACCGGCAGGGCTTCTTGTACGTGGCTCAGGAGGTGGAGCGGTCCTCATCGAGCGACCGCCACGCCGAGGTGGGCCAGCTGATCAAGCTCGACCCGACCAAGCCGGACGATCCGCTGGTCTGGTCGGTGGAGGACCCGCACGGCTTCTGGGCCACCCCGGCCCTGTACCGAGGGGTGCTCATCGCCCCCACCGATAGCGGCCGGATCGTTGCCGTGCACCAGATGACCGGAGACATCCTGTGGGAGAAGAAACTTCCTGGCCCGACCTGGTCGTCGCCGGTGGTGGTCGATGACGTATGGGTCCAAGGCGACTGCAACGGGGTACTCCACGGGTTCGACCTGTCCGACCCCCGCGTCGAGCCCACTGAGCTGTGGAATGTGCAGCTAGAAGGATGTGTCGAGTCCACCCCGACGGTGTTCCAGGGACGGATCTTCGTGGGGGCCCGTGGTGGAGCCTTCTACGCCATGGGTGACCCGGGGGCCTCGTCGACCGAGACCACCGAGAGAACCGGATCGTCCTCGACGCGCTAG
- a CDS encoding MerR family transcriptional regulator, with translation MSRSPHHAVYVISVAAELAGVHPQTLRIYERKGLVEPARTTGGSRRYSDLDIAVLLRIQELTTEGLNLAGVQRVLALERENRELRQQLAQVEANARAQVAEVERRHRADLVPVRQSVVLYEGKRRRNL, from the coding sequence ATGTCAAGGTCACCACACCATGCCGTCTATGTGATTTCGGTGGCGGCCGAACTGGCCGGCGTCCACCCCCAGACCTTGCGCATCTATGAACGCAAGGGTCTGGTGGAGCCGGCACGCACCACTGGAGGGAGCCGCCGCTACAGCGACCTCGACATCGCCGTGCTGCTCCGCATTCAGGAGCTGACCACCGAGGGCCTGAACCTGGCTGGCGTCCAGCGGGTGCTGGCCCTCGAACGCGAGAACCGTGAGCTCCGTCAGCAGCTGGCCCAGGTGGAGGCCAACGCCCGAGCCCAGGTGGCCGAGGTCGAGCGCCGCCACCGAGCTGATCTGGTCCCGGTCCGCCAGTCAGTCGTTCTCTACGAAGGCAAGCGTCGCCGCAACCTGTAG
- a CDS encoding HtaA domain-containing protein has protein sequence MDPTPANASGSNRNPRRRRRLVSAAALAVASVVLAACNGTWGVRSSFRTYAAGPGGGQITTQEGVEWLDGPGPGKGPFRWQVEWATFDNNTDTGTVQFSGGATMKAHAAGTSHVLDVSIWNPRLEIAGTTGTLVADLNYRPYQGTNPNPLPSLQAALDVPFATVDLSAQTLNPDGSGNYSITDAPMTGMNAAMTLIGFDQFYGSNVALDPITASFNPDLSPKTLANTPRVVVSRTEDLRPGDQITVWGYGFDPTANPGTRPPLTGQPTGTYVIFGKFASAWQPSTGAAAATRTVVDQKWALPASSRAILDPTGTGAAYVTIDSSGRFEAVVTVNTSTSTNPNYGVFTYPGSGAVNAAYETQTLVTFAP, from the coding sequence ATGGATCCCACCCCGGCAAACGCATCGGGGTCGAACCGCAATCCACGTCGGCGACGCCGACTCGTCTCCGCCGCCGCCCTGGCCGTCGCGTCCGTGGTCCTTGCGGCCTGCAACGGCACCTGGGGCGTTCGGTCCTCGTTCCGCACCTACGCCGCCGGCCCGGGGGGCGGTCAGATCACAACTCAGGAAGGCGTCGAATGGCTTGACGGTCCCGGACCCGGCAAGGGTCCATTCCGGTGGCAGGTCGAGTGGGCCACCTTCGACAACAACACCGACACCGGAACGGTCCAGTTCTCTGGCGGAGCGACCATGAAGGCTCACGCCGCCGGCACCAGCCACGTCCTCGATGTCTCCATCTGGAACCCCCGCCTGGAGATCGCCGGAACCACTGGAACCCTGGTCGCCGACCTCAACTACCGGCCCTACCAAGGCACGAACCCCAACCCGCTGCCTTCCCTTCAGGCCGCGTTGGACGTTCCGTTCGCGACCGTCGACCTCTCGGCTCAGACCCTGAACCCTGACGGCAGCGGCAACTACTCGATCACCGACGCACCCATGACCGGAATGAACGCCGCCATGACCCTCATCGGGTTCGACCAGTTCTACGGATCCAACGTCGCCCTCGACCCCATCACGGCAAGCTTCAACCCTGACCTGTCGCCCAAGACCCTGGCCAACACCCCTCGCGTTGTGGTCTCCCGCACCGAAGATCTTCGCCCTGGCGACCAGATCACGGTCTGGGGCTACGGATTCGACCCCACGGCCAACCCCGGTACCCGCCCGCCGCTCACCGGCCAGCCCACCGGTACCTACGTGATCTTCGGCAAGTTCGCCTCCGCCTGGCAGCCCTCGACCGGTGCCGCCGCGGCCACCCGTACCGTCGTCGACCAGAAGTGGGCGCTCCCAGCTTCGTCCCGGGCCATCCTCGACCCGACGGGGACCGGTGCCGCCTACGTGACCATCGACTCGTCCGGGCGGTTCGAGGCCGTCGTCACCGTGAACACCAGCACGAGCACCAACCCGAACTACGGGGTGTTCACCTACCCGGGTAGCGGAGCGGTCAACGCCGCCTATGAGACCCAGACCCTGGTGACCTTCGCTCCCTGA
- a CDS encoding DUF3556 domain-containing protein, protein MGTLTDPVLPDFDLEEWARQSYFDRLRDMCVDWSRHGFGVPPAAYLFYVVKLILYVGGFVAVASLTPGIGGVTEVGDWWFEPIVFQKAVIWTLLWEVIGLGCGSGPLTGRMNPPFTAVIFFLRRGTVRLRPFTWMPFTGGDARTALDVVLYVVLLGSGVRALMSAPVDGAAIWPMVVSALVLGLRDKTVFLAMRAEHYLLTTSVFLFTADGLAAAKAVQLALWMGAATSKLNHHFPSVMTAMLTNHPLNRSDRFRRALYRDHPTDLRSSRLAATIAHGATVVEYVAPLVLAFSSGGRLTTIALVVMVCFHLGILSSFPLGVPLEWNVFFVFSALTLFGHHSEVRFWEIGSPALAALLVVCVVVVPIVGNLWPARVSFLASMRYYAGNWAASVWVFAPGVYQRVHGALVTPIPSYLDQVDTFVGADLAPVVMARGQAFRSMHLQGRALNSVLARVLGDDPGGLAQLDPVDAGESLVLLDGELVAATALGWNFGEGHLHHEQLLASISSRCPMEPGDLRCVFLESQPLAGVNLHWRAVDAAVGPLGEGLVRAADLVESQPWAHDVPLQT, encoded by the coding sequence ATGGGGACCCTCACTGATCCAGTGCTACCCGACTTCGACCTTGAAGAGTGGGCTCGCCAGTCCTACTTCGATCGGCTGCGGGATATGTGCGTCGACTGGTCGCGCCACGGGTTCGGCGTCCCGCCCGCGGCCTACCTGTTCTATGTGGTGAAGCTCATCTTGTACGTGGGCGGATTCGTGGCCGTGGCATCGCTCACTCCGGGGATCGGTGGCGTGACCGAGGTGGGGGACTGGTGGTTCGAGCCGATCGTGTTCCAGAAGGCGGTGATCTGGACGCTGCTGTGGGAGGTGATCGGGCTGGGTTGCGGCAGCGGTCCGCTCACCGGCCGGATGAACCCGCCGTTCACGGCCGTGATCTTCTTCCTCCGCCGGGGCACCGTGCGACTGCGGCCCTTCACCTGGATGCCGTTCACCGGAGGTGATGCGCGGACCGCTTTGGATGTGGTCCTCTACGTGGTCCTGTTGGGGTCGGGCGTCCGGGCGTTGATGTCGGCGCCGGTTGATGGTGCTGCCATCTGGCCGATGGTGGTGTCTGCGCTGGTCCTAGGTCTGCGAGACAAGACGGTGTTCCTGGCCATGCGGGCTGAGCACTACCTGTTGACCACATCTGTCTTTCTGTTCACCGCCGACGGCCTGGCTGCGGCCAAGGCGGTTCAACTGGCGTTGTGGATGGGTGCGGCTACCTCGAAGCTCAACCACCACTTCCCGAGCGTCATGACCGCCATGCTCACCAATCATCCCCTGAACCGTTCGGATCGGTTCCGTCGGGCGTTGTACCGCGACCATCCGACCGATCTGCGCAGTTCTCGGTTGGCGGCCACGATCGCCCATGGGGCCACGGTCGTGGAGTACGTCGCACCGCTCGTATTGGCCTTCAGTTCCGGAGGCCGCCTGACCACGATCGCCTTGGTGGTGATGGTCTGCTTCCACCTGGGAATCCTGTCGAGCTTCCCCCTGGGTGTTCCATTGGAGTGGAACGTCTTCTTCGTGTTCTCGGCGCTCACGCTCTTCGGCCATCACAGCGAGGTCCGCTTCTGGGAGATCGGCTCCCCGGCGCTGGCGGCGTTGTTGGTCGTGTGCGTGGTGGTGGTGCCGATCGTGGGCAACCTGTGGCCGGCCCGGGTGTCGTTCCTGGCGTCGATGCGGTATTACGCCGGGAACTGGGCGGCCAGCGTTTGGGTGTTCGCTCCGGGTGTGTACCAGCGGGTCCATGGCGCCCTGGTAACCCCCATCCCCTCGTATCTGGATCAGGTTGACACGTTCGTTGGAGCGGATCTGGCCCCGGTGGTGATGGCGCGAGGTCAGGCATTCCGATCCATGCACCTCCAAGGCCGAGCCCTGAACTCGGTGCTGGCCCGCGTGCTGGGAGATGACCCGGGGGGATTGGCTCAACTCGATCCGGTGGACGCGGGGGAGTCTCTGGTACTTCTCGATGGCGAGTTGGTGGCGGCCACCGCTCTGGGATGGAACTTCGGTGAGGGTCACCTCCACCACGAGCAGTTGCTGGCATCGATCTCGTCTCGGTGCCCGATGGAGCCGGGCGACCTGCGATGCGTGTTCTTGGAGTCTCAGCCACTGGCGGGCGTCAACCTTCACTGGCGGGCGGTGGATGCGGCCGTGGGCCCTCTGGGCGAGGGATTGGTTCGAGCGGCTGACCTGGTCGAGTCTCAGCCGTGGGCTCACGACGTGCCCCTTCAGACGTGA